One Pseudomonas sp. MH9.2 DNA segment encodes these proteins:
- a CDS encoding SfnB family sulfur acquisition oxidoreductase, translating into MSLISHLPQTAAVIDSDAQALNMAADLAEHFKRDSALRDRERRLPHEELELFSRSGLWGISVPKAFGGAGVSIVTLAKVTQLIAEADSSLGQIPQNHFYALEVLRVNGSAQQQKRLYAEVLAGQRFGNALAELGTRTAHDRTTRLTQDGDGYRINGRKFYATGALYAQRIPTSVVDEQGVQQLAFVPRDAAGLTVIDDWSGFGQRTTGSGSVVFDNVFVSADDVVPFQTAFERPTTVGPLAQILHAAIDTGIARAAYKDALHFVRTRTRPWIDSGIEKAVDDPLTLHSFGKLGVRLHAAEALLERAGEFLDRAQADSTAENVAAASIAVAEARAISTEISLAAGSTLFELVGSQATLAEHGLDRHWRNARVHTLHDPVRWKYHAIGNYYLNDTNPPLRGTL; encoded by the coding sequence ATGAGCCTTATATCTCACCTGCCGCAAACGGCAGCAGTGATCGACAGCGACGCCCAAGCCTTGAACATGGCCGCCGATCTGGCTGAACATTTTAAGCGCGACAGCGCCCTGCGTGACCGTGAACGCCGCTTGCCACACGAAGAACTGGAACTGTTTTCCCGCTCCGGTCTGTGGGGCATCAGCGTGCCAAAAGCTTTCGGCGGTGCGGGCGTTTCCATCGTCACCCTGGCCAAGGTCACACAACTGATCGCCGAGGCTGACTCGTCCCTCGGACAGATTCCTCAGAACCATTTCTATGCCCTTGAGGTGCTGCGCGTGAATGGCAGCGCTCAACAGCAAAAACGCCTGTACGCGGAAGTACTAGCCGGGCAACGCTTCGGTAACGCACTGGCCGAGTTGGGCACCAGAACCGCTCACGACCGCACTACGCGCCTGACCCAGGACGGTGATGGCTATCGCATCAACGGCCGCAAGTTTTACGCGACCGGCGCCTTGTATGCGCAGCGCATACCGACCTCGGTGGTGGACGAACAAGGTGTGCAACAACTGGCCTTCGTCCCGCGTGACGCTGCGGGCCTGACGGTGATCGATGACTGGAGCGGCTTCGGCCAGCGCACCACCGGCAGCGGCTCTGTGGTGTTCGATAACGTGTTTGTCAGCGCCGATGACGTGGTGCCGTTTCAAACCGCCTTCGAACGCCCAACTACCGTAGGCCCGCTGGCACAGATTCTTCATGCGGCCATCGACACCGGCATCGCCCGCGCGGCCTATAAGGACGCCTTGCACTTCGTCCGCACTCGCACCCGGCCATGGATTGATTCCGGTATCGAAAAAGCCGTGGACGACCCATTGACCCTGCATAGCTTCGGCAAGCTCGGCGTTCGCCTGCACGCGGCCGAAGCGCTGCTGGAACGCGCCGGTGAGTTTCTTGATCGCGCCCAAGCCGACAGCACCGCTGAAAACGTCGCTGCCGCGTCCATTGCGGTGGCCGAAGCACGCGCCATCAGTACCGAAATCTCTCTCGCAGCGGGCAGCACCTTATTCGAGCTGGTGGGCAGTCAAGCCACATTGGCCGAGCATGGCCTGGACCGTCACTGGCGCAACGCCCGCGTGCACACCCTGCACGACCCGGTGCGCTGGAAATATCACGCCATCGGCAATTACTACCTCAATGATACAAACCCGCCACTGCGGGGGACCCTCTGA
- a CDS encoding SfnB family sulfur acquisition oxidoreductase — protein MSDLVATLLQSDLDIAPLLLPAKVLSNDAQAIAAAHELAQLARLQAAQRDRQRKLPWAQIEHFTRSGLGSISIPREYGGPQVSFVTLAEVFKIISAADPALGQIPQNQVGILNSLLGSANETQKKQVFQSVLNGWRIGNAGPERDTKNTLDIKARITAKGDGFVLNGQKFYSTGALFAHWVAVKALNDDGRQVLVFVPRGTPGLRIVDDWSGFGQRTTASGTVLLNNVPVEAEHIIENWRLAHTPNIQGAVSQLIQAAIDVGIAREAIDDSIRFVRERSRPWIDANVERASDDLYVIADIGKLKLELHAAEALLRKAGQVLDEVNAAPVDVASAARASIAVAEAKVLTTEISLLASEKLFELAGSRATLAEFNLDRHWRNARVHTLHDPVRWKYHAVGAYHLNGTVPARHSWI, from the coding sequence ATGTCGGATCTCGTGGCTACACTCCTCCAGAGCGATCTGGACATCGCCCCGCTGCTATTGCCAGCGAAGGTCCTGAGTAACGACGCCCAAGCCATCGCCGCTGCCCATGAATTGGCGCAGCTCGCGCGCTTGCAGGCGGCACAGCGTGATCGTCAGCGCAAACTGCCGTGGGCCCAAATCGAACACTTCACCCGCAGCGGGTTGGGGAGCATTTCCATCCCCCGTGAATACGGTGGCCCGCAGGTTTCATTCGTTACCCTGGCGGAGGTGTTCAAGATCATTTCCGCTGCTGACCCTGCGCTGGGGCAGATCCCGCAGAATCAGGTGGGCATCCTCAATTCGTTGTTGGGCAGCGCCAACGAAACACAAAAAAAACAGGTGTTTCAAAGCGTGCTGAACGGCTGGCGCATCGGCAATGCCGGGCCTGAACGCGACACCAAAAACACCCTGGATATCAAAGCTAGAATCACCGCCAAGGGCGACGGGTTTGTCCTCAACGGCCAGAAGTTCTATTCCACCGGGGCGCTGTTCGCGCATTGGGTGGCAGTCAAAGCACTGAACGATGACGGTCGACAAGTGCTGGTATTCGTCCCGCGTGGCACACCGGGTTTGCGCATTGTCGATGACTGGTCCGGCTTTGGCCAACGCACCACCGCCAGCGGTACGGTGCTGCTCAATAACGTGCCGGTGGAAGCCGAGCACATCATCGAGAACTGGCGCCTGGCGCATACGCCGAACATTCAGGGCGCCGTGTCGCAATTGATCCAGGCGGCCATCGATGTCGGGATCGCTCGCGAAGCCATCGACGACAGCATTCGTTTTGTCCGCGAGCGCTCGCGCCCATGGATCGATGCCAACGTCGAACGGGCCAGCGACGATCTGTACGTGATCGCCGACATCGGCAAACTGAAACTCGAACTGCACGCCGCCGAAGCATTACTGCGCAAAGCGGGTCAGGTGCTGGATGAGGTCAACGCCGCGCCCGTGGACGTAGCCTCTGCCGCTCGCGCCTCGATTGCCGTTGCAGAAGCCAAGGTCCTGACCACTGAAATCTCCCTGCTCGCCAGCGAAAAGCTGTTCGAGCTGGCAGGCAGTCGCGCCACTCTGGCCGAGTTCAACCTCGACCGCCATTGGCGCAACGCTCGCGTTCACACGCTCCACGACCCGGTGCGCTGGAAATACCACGCCGTCGGCGCTTACCACCTGAACGGCACAGTGCCGGCCCGGCATTCCTGGATCTGA
- the tcyL gene encoding cystine ABC transporter permease, producing the protein MEESLKLALDSAPFLLKGAYFTVILSLGGMFFGLLLGFGLALMRLSHLKLLSGIARVYVSFFRGTPLLVQLFMIYYGLPQLGIELDPLPAALIGFSLNMGAYACEILRSAIGAVDRGQWEAAASIGMTRAQTMRRAILPQAARTALPPLGNSFISLVKDTALAATIQVPELFRQAQLITARTFEIFTMYLAAALIYWILASLLAHLQHRLEARVNRHDQES; encoded by the coding sequence ATTGAAGAGAGTCTGAAGCTAGCGCTGGACTCCGCGCCCTTTCTGCTTAAGGGCGCATATTTCACGGTCATCCTCAGTCTGGGCGGGATGTTCTTCGGCTTGCTGCTGGGCTTCGGCCTGGCATTGATGCGTTTATCGCACCTCAAGCTGCTGAGCGGAATTGCACGGGTATATGTGTCGTTCTTTCGCGGCACACCCTTGCTCGTCCAGTTGTTCATGATCTATTACGGCCTGCCACAACTGGGGATAGAACTGGACCCGCTGCCCGCAGCGCTGATCGGTTTTTCCCTGAACATGGGCGCTTATGCCTGCGAAATTCTGCGTTCAGCCATTGGCGCAGTGGATCGCGGACAATGGGAAGCTGCGGCCAGCATCGGCATGACCCGTGCGCAAACCATGCGCCGGGCGATTCTTCCGCAAGCCGCGAGAACCGCTTTGCCGCCGCTGGGCAACAGCTTCATTTCACTGGTCAAGGACACCGCGTTGGCGGCAACCATTCAGGTGCCCGAGCTGTTCCGTCAGGCACAGTTGATCACTGCGCGGACCTTCGAAATTTTCACCATGTACCTTGCCGCCGCACTGATCTACTGGATCCTTGCCAGCCTGCTCGCGCACCTGCAGCACCGCCTGGAAGCGAGGGTCAACCGACATGATCAGGAGTCTTGA
- a CDS encoding methionine ABC transporter ATP-binding protein has protein sequence MNATAQRQLQHESPRAEQPSELHPDLNRAHVRFINLGKTYDSQHGPVDALQNIDLAIQRGEVFGIIGRSGAGKSSLIRTINRLERPSSGRVLIDQVDISEFDEDHLVQLRRRIGMIFQHFNLMSAKTVWQNVELPLKVAGVPREQRQRKVAELLELVGLQDKHKAYPAQLSGGQKQRVGIARALVHDPAILLCDEATSALDPETTQSILGLLREINKRLGLTIILITHEMAVIRDICDRVVVLEHGQIVEHGPVWQVFGNPRHDVSKTLLAPLQHGLPEDVQARLNPEPQHPTAAVVLDVHFTGVGGEEPDLAALFNSLGGRISLLQGGVERIQGRALGHLVIEVAHSPHDLDELLNRARTLAQRAEVLGYVV, from the coding sequence ATGAACGCGACCGCCCAACGCCAGTTACAGCATGAATCGCCCAGGGCCGAGCAGCCCTCGGAGCTGCACCCGGACTTGAATCGGGCCCATGTGCGTTTTATCAACCTGGGCAAAACCTATGACAGCCAGCACGGGCCGGTGGATGCACTGCAGAACATCGACCTGGCGATTCAACGCGGTGAGGTGTTCGGCATCATCGGCCGTAGCGGCGCGGGCAAGTCTTCATTGATTCGGACCATCAACCGCCTGGAGCGCCCGAGCAGCGGTCGGGTGCTGATCGATCAGGTGGACATCAGCGAGTTCGACGAAGACCATCTGGTGCAGCTGCGTCGGCGTATCGGGATGATCTTTCAGCACTTCAACCTGATGTCGGCCAAGACCGTGTGGCAGAACGTCGAACTGCCGCTCAAAGTCGCCGGCGTGCCTCGTGAACAGCGCCAGCGCAAAGTCGCCGAACTGCTGGAACTGGTCGGTTTGCAAGACAAGCACAAGGCCTACCCGGCACAGCTGTCGGGCGGACAGAAACAGCGCGTGGGGATTGCCCGCGCCCTGGTCCATGATCCGGCGATTCTGCTGTGCGATGAAGCCACCTCGGCGCTGGACCCGGAGACCACGCAATCGATTCTCGGTCTGCTACGCGAGATCAATAAACGGCTGGGCCTGACCATCATTTTGATCACCCATGAAATGGCGGTCATCCGCGATATCTGCGACCGGGTGGTGGTGCTTGAACACGGTCAAATCGTCGAGCACGGCCCTGTGTGGCAGGTGTTCGGCAACCCTCGGCACGACGTCAGCAAAACCTTGCTGGCGCCGCTGCAACACGGGCTCCCCGAGGATGTGCAAGCGCGCTTGAACCCCGAGCCACAGCACCCCACGGCTGCGGTGGTACTGGACGTGCATTTCACTGGCGTTGGCGGCGAAGAGCCGGACCTGGCCGCGCTGTTCAATTCCCTTGGCGGGCGCATCAGCTTGTTGCAGGGTGGGGTTGAGCGCATTCAGGGCCGCGCACTGGGGCATCTGGTGATCGAGGTCGCCCACTCGCCACATGACTTGGACGAATTACTCAATCGCGCCCGCACACTGGCGCAACGCGCGGAGGTATTGGGTTATGTGGTTTGA
- a CDS encoding LLM class flavin-dependent oxidoreductase, with product MTKKKILLNAFNMNCIGHINHGLWTHPRDNSTEYKTLEYWTELAQLLERGLFDGLFIADITGVYDVYQNSVDVTLKESIQLPVNDPLMLLSAMAAVTKNLGFGLTANLTYEAPYLFARRMSTLDHLSRGRVGWNIVTGYLDSAAKAIGLSEQVEHDRRYDQADEYLEVLYKLWEGSWEDDAVINDRQQRIYAQPEKVHKVRHKGEFYQVEGYHLCEPSPQRTPVLFQAGTSDRGLQFAGRHAECVFISGQNKVATREQVDKVRASAKAAGRNPEDIKVFMGLNVIVGATEELARAKHREYLEYASAEAGVAHFAASTGIDFAEYTLDEPIQYVKSNAIQSATKSLKNNDWTRRKLLDQHALGGRYFTLVGSPEQVADELESWIAETGLDGFNLTRTVTPESYADFIDVVIPELQRRGSYKTAYDSGTLREKLFREGPRLPASHAGTGYRHAGK from the coding sequence ATGACGAAGAAAAAAATCCTCCTCAATGCGTTCAACATGAACTGCATTGGCCATATCAACCATGGCCTTTGGACGCATCCCAGGGACAACTCCACCGAGTACAAGACTCTCGAATACTGGACTGAGCTGGCGCAACTGCTGGAGCGCGGCCTGTTCGATGGCTTGTTCATCGCCGATATCACCGGTGTGTACGACGTGTATCAGAACTCGGTGGATGTCACGCTTAAAGAGTCGATCCAGTTGCCGGTCAATGACCCGCTGATGCTGCTGTCGGCCATGGCGGCGGTCACGAAAAATCTGGGGTTCGGCCTGACCGCCAACCTCACGTATGAAGCGCCGTATCTGTTTGCCCGACGCATGTCGACCCTCGACCACCTGAGCCGTGGCCGCGTGGGCTGGAACATTGTTACCGGTTATCTGGACAGCGCAGCCAAGGCCATTGGCCTGAGCGAACAGGTCGAACACGACCGTCGTTATGATCAGGCCGATGAATACCTGGAGGTGCTGTACAAACTCTGGGAAGGCAGCTGGGAAGATGACGCGGTGATCAATGATCGCCAGCAACGGATCTATGCCCAGCCCGAAAAAGTGCACAAGGTTCGGCACAAAGGCGAGTTCTACCAGGTCGAGGGTTATCACCTTTGCGAACCGTCACCGCAGCGCACCCCGGTGTTGTTTCAGGCAGGCACTTCTGATCGCGGTTTGCAGTTCGCCGGGCGCCATGCCGAGTGCGTTTTTATCAGCGGACAAAACAAGGTCGCGACCCGCGAGCAAGTGGACAAGGTTCGCGCCAGCGCCAAAGCCGCCGGGCGTAACCCCGAGGACATCAAGGTGTTCATGGGCTTGAATGTGATCGTCGGCGCCACCGAGGAACTGGCCCGCGCCAAGCATCGGGAGTATCTGGAATACGCCAGCGCCGAAGCAGGCGTTGCGCATTTTGCGGCCTCTACCGGGATCGACTTCGCGGAATACACACTGGACGAGCCGATCCAGTACGTGAAAAGCAACGCGATCCAGTCGGCGACCAAGAGCCTGAAAAACAATGATTGGACCCGCCGCAAACTGCTCGATCAACACGCGCTGGGCGGGCGCTACTTCACCCTGGTCGGCTCGCCGGAACAGGTGGCTGACGAACTGGAATCCTGGATCGCCGAAACCGGTCTCGACGGCTTCAACCTGACCCGCACCGTGACCCCGGAAAGCTATGCGGATTTCATCGATGTGGTGATTCCGGAACTGCAACGCCGTGGTTCTTACAAAACCGCTTATGACAGCGGCACCCTGCGCGAGAAGTTGTTTCGCGAGGGCCCACGTTTACCTGCGTCGCATGCGGGGACGGGGTATCGACATGCGGGGAAATAA
- the tcyJ gene encoding cystine ABC transporter substrate-binding protein — MNIAAIRRTFLLSTLSLVLGSSLIGQAVAGDQLQKIKDSGTINVGLEGTYPPFSFVDEKGDLNGFEVEFSQALAKELGVKAKLQPTKWDGILAALESKRLDVVINQVTISEERKKKYDFSEPYTISGIQALTQKKDAGKFPTPDSLADKKVGVGLGTNYEQWLKENVPKAIVKTYDDDPTKFQDLIAGRTDAILVDRLAAFEMVKKTNDKLAVSGAPFSRQESGIAIRKGEPELVAAINKAIDKLRADGTLAKLSQKYFGSDVTQ; from the coding sequence ATGAACATTGCTGCCATCCGCCGGACATTTCTTCTTTCCACATTGAGCCTTGTGCTCGGCTCCAGCCTGATCGGGCAAGCCGTCGCCGGGGACCAGCTGCAAAAAATCAAGGACAGCGGCACGATCAATGTCGGCCTTGAAGGCACGTATCCGCCGTTCAGCTTCGTGGACGAGAAAGGCGACCTCAACGGCTTTGAAGTCGAGTTCTCCCAAGCCCTGGCCAAAGAGCTGGGGGTGAAAGCCAAACTGCAACCGACCAAATGGGATGGCATCCTCGCGGCGCTGGAATCCAAACGCCTTGATGTCGTGATCAATCAGGTGACCATCTCCGAAGAGCGCAAGAAGAAGTACGACTTTTCCGAGCCCTACACAATCTCCGGGATTCAAGCGCTGACCCAGAAGAAGGACGCAGGCAAGTTCCCGACACCTGACTCCCTTGCAGACAAAAAAGTCGGCGTCGGCCTGGGCACCAACTACGAACAATGGCTCAAGGAAAACGTGCCTAAAGCCATCGTCAAAACCTATGACGATGACCCTACCAAATTCCAGGACCTGATCGCCGGCCGCACTGACGCGATCCTCGTTGACCGTCTGGCCGCATTCGAAATGGTCAAAAAAACCAATGACAAGCTAGCCGTGTCCGGCGCGCCGTTTTCCCGCCAGGAATCCGGTATCGCGATACGCAAAGGCGAGCCCGAGTTGGTCGCCGCCATCAACAAAGCCATCGACAAACTGCGTGCCGACGGGACCCTCGCCAAGTTGTCGCAGAAGTACTTTGGCTCTGACGTGACCCAATGA
- a CDS encoding D-cysteine desulfhydrase, whose amino-acid sequence MIKQQLARFNRLKLLGAPTPLEKLERLSAWTGRDIYVKRDDTTTLALGGNKVRKLEYLAADALAQGADTLITAGGIQSNHVRQTAALAARLGLGCVALLENPIASTDTSYLSNGNRLLLDLFDAKVELVENLDNADEQLHALAARLRAGGKKPYSVPIGGSNALGALGYVRAGLELAEQIEQTGLTFAAVVLASGSAGTQSGLALGLSEALPRLPVVGVTVSRSEEAQRPKVEGLAQRTAELLGINLPSSFKIDLWDEYFAPGYGAPNAGTLATIKLVASQEGLLLDPVYTGKAMSGLLDGIGRQRFNEGPIIFLHTGGAPALFAYPGAFSG is encoded by the coding sequence ATGATCAAACAACAGCTCGCTCGTTTTAACCGCCTGAAATTGCTCGGCGCCCCCACTCCACTGGAAAAACTGGAGCGTCTGTCTGCCTGGACCGGCCGGGATATTTATGTCAAACGCGATGACACCACCACACTGGCACTGGGCGGCAACAAGGTGCGCAAGCTCGAATACCTGGCTGCCGACGCGTTGGCCCAAGGTGCCGACACGTTGATTACCGCCGGAGGAATCCAGTCCAACCACGTGCGCCAGACGGCCGCGCTGGCTGCACGTCTGGGCCTGGGTTGCGTCGCGCTGCTGGAAAACCCCATCGCCAGCACCGACACCAGCTACTTGAGCAATGGCAACCGCCTGTTACTGGACCTGTTCGACGCCAAGGTCGAGCTGGTCGAGAACCTGGATAACGCCGATGAGCAACTGCATGCCCTCGCCGCCCGTCTGCGGGCTGGCGGCAAAAAGCCTTATTCGGTGCCGATTGGTGGCTCCAACGCGTTGGGCGCGCTGGGGTATGTGCGCGCAGGGCTGGAGTTGGCCGAACAAATCGAGCAGACCGGGCTGACATTTGCCGCCGTGGTCCTCGCGTCTGGCAGTGCGGGCACGCAAAGCGGCCTGGCCTTGGGACTCAGCGAAGCGTTGCCCCGGTTGCCTGTGGTGGGCGTTACCGTGTCACGTAGCGAAGAAGCCCAGCGGCCGAAAGTCGAAGGACTGGCACAGAGAACTGCAGAGTTACTGGGCATCAATCTGCCGAGCAGCTTCAAGATCGACCTGTGGGATGAATATTTCGCACCCGGTTACGGCGCACCCAACGCGGGCACCCTGGCCACAATCAAGCTGGTCGCCAGCCAGGAAGGCCTGTTGCTCGATCCTGTGTACACCGGCAAAGCCATGTCTGGGCTGCTCGACGGCATCGGTCGCCAGCGCTTCAATGAGGGTCCGATCATCTTCCTGCACACGGGCGGCGCGCCGGCCTTGTTCGCTTATCCCGGCGCCTTTTCGGGCTGA
- the tcyN gene encoding L-cystine ABC transporter ATP-binding protein TcyN: protein MIVVEKLTKKFKGQTVLNGIDLTVEAGEVVAIIGPSGSGKTTLLRCLNFLEEPTSGKIIVGDIEIDGSRPLSQQQGLIRQLRQHVGFVFQNFNLFPHRTALENVMEGPLVVKKMPRPQAEALARKLLAKVGLAGKEDAYPRRLSGGQQQRVAIARALAMEPEVILFDEPTSALDPELVGEVLTTIRALAEEKRTMVIVTHEMSFARDVANRVIFIDKGVIVEQGDAKALFANPKEERTRQFLERSRH from the coding sequence ATGATCGTGGTTGAAAAACTGACCAAGAAATTCAAAGGGCAGACGGTACTCAACGGCATCGATTTGACCGTCGAAGCTGGCGAGGTTGTGGCCATCATCGGACCCAGCGGTTCCGGTAAAACCACCCTGTTGCGTTGCCTCAATTTTCTCGAAGAACCCACCAGCGGCAAGATCATCGTCGGTGACATCGAGATCGATGGCAGTCGCCCGCTGAGTCAGCAGCAAGGCTTGATTCGACAACTGCGCCAGCACGTGGGTTTCGTCTTTCAGAACTTCAACCTGTTCCCCCATCGCACCGCGCTGGAAAACGTGATGGAAGGCCCGCTGGTGGTAAAAAAAATGCCCCGCCCGCAAGCCGAGGCGCTGGCGCGTAAGCTGCTGGCCAAGGTCGGCCTGGCCGGCAAGGAAGACGCGTACCCACGGCGACTGTCCGGCGGCCAGCAACAGCGGGTAGCGATTGCCCGCGCCTTGGCCATGGAGCCCGAGGTCATTCTGTTCGATGAGCCCACCTCAGCGCTGGACCCGGAGTTGGTGGGTGAAGTATTGACGACCATCCGCGCCCTGGCGGAAGAGAAACGCACCATGGTCATCGTGACTCACGAGATGAGTTTTGCCCGGGATGTCGCCAACCGGGTGATCTTTATCGACAAGGGCGTGATCGTTGAACAAGGCGACGCCAAGGCGCTGTTTGCCAACCCTAAGGAAGAGCGGACTCGCCAGTTTCTGGAACGAAGCAGGCACTGA
- the epsC gene encoding serine O-acetyltransferase EpsC codes for MSDIPEASADSRTDNWQLQQIVNQLRAARDDWRTRNGRVSGEHGGRELPSRAAMRDILEALCGALFPMRLGPVDLREESEDFYVGHTLDVSLNALLAQARLELRYVARQHGKNVAAADTHAVQLIQDFASALPVIRRLLDTDVLAAYHGDPAARSVDEVLLCYPGILAVIHHRLAHHLYRAGLPLLARISSEIAHSATGIDIHPGAQIGQSFFIDHGTGVVIGETAIIGERVRIYQAVTLGAKRFPADEDGQLQKGHARHPIVEDDVVIYAGATILGRITIGEGSTIGGNVWLTRSVPAGCNLTQANLLQQDDGCQK; via the coding sequence GTGAGCGATATTCCAGAGGCATCGGCCGACAGCCGTACCGATAACTGGCAGTTGCAGCAAATCGTCAACCAATTGCGTGCGGCGCGTGATGACTGGCGCACGCGTAATGGGCGTGTGAGTGGTGAGCATGGCGGTCGTGAGCTGCCTTCACGAGCGGCCATGCGCGACATTCTCGAAGCACTGTGTGGGGCGTTGTTCCCGATGCGCCTGGGGCCGGTGGACTTGCGCGAAGAGAGCGAGGACTTCTACGTCGGCCATACCCTCGACGTGTCCCTCAATGCGTTGTTGGCGCAGGCTCGCCTGGAACTGCGCTATGTGGCGCGTCAACATGGCAAGAACGTCGCCGCTGCCGACACGCACGCGGTGCAGCTGATTCAGGATTTCGCCAGCGCCTTGCCGGTGATTCGCCGTTTGCTGGACACCGACGTGCTGGCGGCCTACCACGGCGACCCGGCTGCGCGCAGCGTCGACGAAGTGTTGCTGTGCTATCCGGGCATTCTGGCGGTCATTCATCACCGCTTGGCGCACCACCTGTACCGCGCCGGCCTGCCGTTGCTGGCACGGATCAGTTCGGAGATTGCACACTCGGCCACCGGCATCGACATCCACCCCGGCGCGCAGATTGGCCAGAGCTTCTTTATCGATCACGGGACAGGTGTGGTCATCGGTGAAACCGCGATCATCGGCGAACGTGTGCGCATCTATCAGGCTGTGACTCTGGGCGCGAAACGCTTCCCGGCGGACGAAGACGGTCAATTGCAAAAAGGCCACGCCCGTCATCCGATAGTCGAAGACGACGTGGTGATCTATGCCGGTGCGACCATTCTTGGGCGCATCACCATCGGCGAAGGTTCGACCATTGGCGGCAACGTCTGGCTGACCCGCAGCGTACCGGCTGGCTGCAACCTGACCCAGGCTAACCTGTTGCAGCAGGATGATGGGTGTCAGAAGTAG
- a CDS encoding MetQ/NlpA family ABC transporter substrate-binding protein, with protein MTKTIITLALALFTLNAHADDKPLKVGTTAAFAIPLEAAVAEAGKQGLKVELVEFSDWIAPNVSLAAGDIDVNYFQHVPFLENANAAAGFHLVPYASGIINNVGLYSKKYKSLDELPTGATVAIANDPINSGRGLQLLAKAGLITLKPGVGYKATEEDIVANPKKIKLIQVEAVQLVRAYDDADLVQGYPAYIRLSKTFDAGSALLFDGLDHKEYVIQFVIKPENKNDPRLAKFVDIYQHSPVVRAALDKAHGKLYQAGWEG; from the coding sequence ATGACCAAAACAATAATCACCCTGGCCCTCGCGCTCTTCACTCTCAACGCCCACGCCGACGATAAACCGCTCAAAGTCGGCACTACCGCCGCCTTTGCCATCCCGCTGGAAGCGGCCGTTGCAGAAGCCGGCAAGCAAGGCCTGAAGGTAGAGCTGGTGGAGTTCAGCGACTGGATCGCCCCGAACGTCAGCCTCGCGGCAGGCGATATCGACGTGAATTACTTCCAGCACGTCCCGTTCCTGGAAAATGCCAATGCCGCAGCGGGCTTCCATCTGGTGCCTTACGCGTCCGGGATCATCAACAACGTCGGGCTGTATTCGAAGAAGTACAAAAGCCTCGATGAGCTGCCGACTGGCGCCACCGTGGCCATCGCCAACGACCCGATCAACAGCGGACGCGGCCTGCAACTGCTGGCCAAAGCCGGGCTGATCACCCTCAAACCTGGCGTCGGCTACAAGGCCACCGAAGAAGACATCGTTGCCAACCCGAAAAAAATCAAACTGATTCAGGTCGAGGCTGTGCAACTGGTGCGCGCCTACGATGACGCTGATCTGGTGCAGGGCTACCCGGCCTACATTCGCCTGTCGAAAACCTTCGATGCCGGTTCCGCGTTGCTGTTCGACGGTCTGGATCATAAGGAATACGTGATCCAGTTCGTGATCAAGCCCGAGAACAAAAATGACCCGCGTCTGGCCAAGTTCGTCGACATCTACCAGCACTCGCCCGTTGTTCGCGCCGCCCTGGATAAAGCCCATGGCAAACTCTATCAAGCCGGCTGGGAAGGCTGA